A single region of the Melospiza melodia melodia isolate bMelMel2 chromosome 7 unlocalized genomic scaffold, bMelMel2.pri SUPER_7_unloc_1, whole genome shotgun sequence genome encodes:
- the LOC134432779 gene encoding olfactory receptor 14C36-like, with protein MSNSSSISHFLLLALADTRQLQLLHFCLLLGISLAALLGNGLIISTVACGHHLHTPMFFFLLNLALSDLGMICTTVPKAMHNSLWDTRNISHTGCAAQLFFFVFFMSLELSLLTIMCYDRYVSICKPLHSGTLLGSRDSAHMAAAAWTSCFLYSLLHTANTFSLPLCHGNVLGQFFCEILKILKLSCSKSYLRELGLLAVSVCVASSCFLFIVFSYVQIFRAVLRIPSEQGRHKAFSTCLPHLAVVSLFLSTTFFAYLKPPSISSPSLDLALSVLYSVVPPALNPLIYSLRNQELKASMWTLMTGCFQKH; from the coding sequence atgtccaacagcagctccatcagccacttcctcctgctggcattggcagacacgcggcagctgcagctcctgcacttctgcctcttgctgggcatctccctggctgccctcctgggcaacggcctcatcatcagcaccgtagcctgcggccaccacctgcacacgcccatgttcttcttcctgctcaacctggccctcagcgacctgggcatgatctgcaccactgtccccaaagccatgcacaattccctctgggacaccaggaacatctcccacacaggatgtgctgcacagctctttttttttgtgtttttcatgtcattagagctttccctcctgaccatcatgtgctacgaccgctacgtgtccatctgcaaacccctgcactctgggaccctcctgggcagcagagattctgcccacatggcagcagctgcctggaccagTTGCTTTctttattcactgctgcacacagccaatacattttccctgcccctgtgccatggcaatgtgctgggccagttcttctgtgaaatcctcaagatcctcaagctctcctgctccaaatcctacctcagggagctTGGGCTTCTGGCTGTAAGTGTCTGTGTAGCCTCAAGCTGTtttttgttcattgttttctcctatgtgcagatcttcagggctgtgctgaggatcccctctgagcagggacggcacaaagccttttccacctgcctccctcacctggctgtggtctccctgtttctcagcactaccttttttgcctacctgaagcccccctccatctcctccccgtcCCTTGATctagccctgtcagttctgtactcagtggtgcctccagccctgaaccccctcatctacagcctgaggaaccaggagctcaaggcttccatgtggacactgatgactggatgctttcagaaacattaa